The segment AACTCAATAAATAAATGCCACGTTCGACACACTCTATGACAAGAGAATGTTGACACTATGTTGTGTGTGCTTGCATGAAAAATGTCGACATAGTATTGCCATTCCCCTACATCTACATATAAATCTTCAAACCAATTCCTAATGCATTTCTCGTCTCTCTTCTCCAGTTTTCCTCTTTaaaatgtgttaaaaaaaaacgaaaagaagAGCTTCCCTAATTTTTGTTGTATGATTTTATGGCATGGAAAATCTAAGAGAATTGTCGAGGGTAAGAGAGCGAAAGGCTTCTCTTTATTTTCTGGCTTACCTCTCTTGCTTttagtatctttttttttttaattcctattcgttatgttttttttttgctaaaacctATTCGTTATGTTCATGCTAAGAGTTTTCACTTGGGTCTCTTGCTTCATATAATGGAATAGTCAATGCATGAGTCTCTCTATGTaaattttccttcttttttctgTGTGTGTGGTCATGGAGCTCTTTTTTACCTCATCATGATGTGCATCTTCTGGATTTGAGAATACTAGAGTACTCTCTGCCCAATTGGAGCGCTTAGACAAGCTAAGGCTCTCTCATATATTATGCACCACAAACAATGGCCTTAGCATCTTAAGTGGGTGGTGTTCAATTAAGATGATAGCCTGAGAGGGTAAAGTGAAAGAGGCTGATCCTTGTTTTGGTGATAAGGGATCTTATCCTTTCAACTTTCTGAGACCTTTCCTTTtctacaatttaaaataataatttattattattattatattattactattattgttattattattattattattattattattattattataatacacaatttttttttttgtaaactataatACACAATTTTGAAAGAACAAGAGCACGTAAAATCTTCAAACACATGTCAAGCTAATATTCCTCATCCacaaaaagagaagaagtttGTTATTCACCTCACCCATCGTTTTCATTATCCTCGTTCCCACAACCTCACCATGCTCATGAGACACCCTTCTTTTATACGCTCAAAATCGTTCACCATAATTCACTGAAGTAGCCTATATATTACATATACAAAGTCTTATTACTATATTGTAAAATACATCTCACTCTCACTAACTTCTCTTCACCCGAAAATGTCGACCGCTCCTCTCTCCGGCTTCTTCCTCacctctctttctccttctcaACCTTCACTCCAAAAACTCTCTCTTCGTTCCTCTCCCGCCGTTGCTTGCCTTCcctcatcctcttcttcttcttcttcttcctcctccccCTCTCGTTCCGTTCCAACACTTATCCGTAACGAGCCCGTTTTTGCCGCTCCTGCTCCTATCATCACCCCTTATTGGGTATACATTTTACATACATCTCTCTTTTctgaacctctacattcattGTTATTTTGTTAGTGTGTTGAATCTCACATCGGTAATCTCAAAATTATTcaagtaatatataatatacatgaaCTAATTCACCTATTGCGTTAAGGTTTTGGGTTGAAAGCTCATgattaacatggtatcagagcatgttTCGATCGTTAGGAACACCCGTGAATATAGTCCCACAAAAACTTCACGCTTCAGATGGTTATGTCTGAGCGTGAAGAGGGGATGTTAGTGAGTTGAACCCTACATTGGTAATTTCAAAACTAATcaagtaatatataatatgcatGAATCAATTTATCTATTACCTTAAAGTTTTGGTCAATTCACCTATTGCTTTAAGGTTTTAGATTAAAAGcttatgattaatatatttgctTATATTAGTTACATTGTCTTTTACGTATAATGGGGAGTTAGGGACAATATCTAGATAGATAGAAATGAAACTAAATTATCCTCTGGATTCTCATTAATAATCATAAGAAACAGCCCTACAATTTCACAATTGTCTTGTTAGTTAATTTTCACCATCTCATTTGATGACttcctttggtttttattattacaaaaaaaaactatatgattTATTCAGTCGAACCAAAATAGAATTGTATTCCAGGACacttaaaatactaatattttattaatttaattattttatttttttaagaaaacattaaataatCAGTTGAGTGACAAATGTACATTGAGTTTCTCAGACCTTTTGAAAGTCTTccatataagatatttttacactttctctcttctttcctAATTAATCTAATACTAAGAAATATCCATTGACGTGGGTACTCTTATTAGAGCAGCATTAGTGGTAAATCTCTCACACTCAAGTctcttaatgttttatattaatatttatatatatttttacctaaatgattaaatttaaatatcaaaaatgcAACTGTTCACTAAACATAGGCCAAGTGGAGAGCTCATATCTCAAACATTTGTCAACACTTCTTCATAAAGAAGCGATTGTAACTATTTTGGCATTCtctttcatcattttctttattttattagttttttaaaaaaaaaactttgtcaAAAATTCACCCCTAATCATGCTCTTATATCCATCAAAGTCCTATCTTTTTGTACACATAActgtataaattaattaatttagggTATTTCCAAcctaactctatttttttaaaaaatggagtaaaagtgaatatataataacaaatgctctaatcaaattttatatatcacTCCATTTTGATGTTTGCTCCAAAAATGgagtaatatattttctatttgttcATGACTGGTATATATTGAATTATAGAATAAGTTGaagtatttttattctatatttatttttattcaattttgaaggaaaaaaataagttttacgTCGTAGATTTTCTTAAGAAACTTTGGCAAATCCAGTAAGCTCTCACGTGTGCTTCACATgtccttttattatttttactattattagcAGTGTTTTATTTTGATAGTTAAGACTGACATATAGTAGGCTAGTAGCTTTAGTTAAATCACAAGGGAATAGTTCATTTCAGCGATTCAAACTTCATAAGTGTCCTTGTGTAATTTATGAATTTAAGTGTCATTATTTGTTTCGACATTTGTTTCGACAATCTAAATCAAATATTGATTGAATAATGTCTCAAATATTGATTGAATAATGTCATGAGTAAAACGATAATGACCTCCAAATTTTAAAAGCGTTATGGCAACTCTACTACTCAAAATCGGATATTGTTAAATTGGAAGTTGGGACGTACGTAGGATCCATGTGATAAAGAAAGAACTTACTAGTAGCCTTAACAAAGCGATTTATATGTAACCGAGACGTGTGTGTGTGCATATACGGTATACCATATGTGAGCTTGTGGAACATACTAGTGATCGATGGAGTCGCCAccaatcatttatttttacaacCTACCGATTTCTCTCCTAACCACACTACCGATCTTCTCACCCCAATAGTAAATTATACTACTAAGTACCACACAATCGTTTCTTTGTCGTATTATGTTGTTTTTGAATAGTTtgattttgacccaaaaaaggAATATGTTGaattatagttttctttttttgacgAATGCATAGGttgattatagttttttttttgctaaaaataggTTGATTATAGTTTCAACTTTAAAAGGACTTCTGTGGACATTCTCATTGTATATACTCTTTCTTACCATTTATTGGTCAACAAACTTGCAGAGCGAAGAGATGGGTAGCGAAGCATACGAAGAGGCCATTGAAGCTCTCAAGAAGcttattatgtaaataaatatcgTCCTTATTcccataaatatatataatctgaaTAGTTTTGGTGGATTAAAAACGGCTGTAAATTGGGTGTCATGTATAACAATCTTGTTTAATCAATcgtaaaaatatgtataaacaTGCATGGGCAGCGAGAAGGAGGAGCTAAAGACTGTTGCGGCCGCTAAGGTGGAGCAGGTCACGGCAGCACTTCAGACAGGTACTTCCTCCGACAAGAAAGCTTTTGACCCCGTCGAAAACATTAAGCAAGGCTTCATCACTTTCAAGAAGGAGAAATACgagtaattatttatattttgtattttcttaacttTTATAACACCATTATATAGCTAGATTTTAATAAGTTCATAATTTGCAGAACCAACCCTGCTTTGTACGGTGAGCTCGCCAAGGGTCAGAGTCCTAAggtaaaatatatagaaaatgataaaaaaaagagtataaaaATAACAGTGTATAAATTAGATATGGAAAAATAAGTAACATATATGTGCGGATGCTGTGGTGCAGTACATGGTGTTTGCTTGTTCCGACTCGCGTGTGTGTCCATCGCACGTTCTCAACTTTCAGCCAGGAGAGGCCTTCGTTGTCCGTAACATAGCCAACATGGTTCCTCCTTTTGACAAGGTTTCACAACTTTATTGCTTTTGTCTCTTCTAACTAAAACCTTCTGAGGTGCTTGACTTTAGTCGTAAGGAGATAAACGTTGACCATATTTTTGTACTTTTTGCTAAAATTACAGATCAAATACGGTGGAGTAGGAGCAGCCATCGAATACGCTGTTTTGCACCTTAAGGTGAACCGTTTCCTTTATAACTACAGATTTCCCTGCATCATgcacataaataataaattttgatataatactactttattttaatagacaattttagtttatattttgatattgatatttttatgtttaacttCATCGTtcgaaaaaaaatcatagataCAGTTATACATATAGTCTTGTTTCTTTCAATTCGATTTAactagtttaatttaattttatttaaatttccgtcaaatattttttgaagaaaTGTACTTTAGtgtgatataaaatttattagtgtGAAAATCTTACTAAAAGTTTgaatatttgtaaataaaactaTACATGTCATAAAAATAATGTCATGCCATATATCTTAAAATCATGTTTATAGCTGTATACTTAAAATGGAGAAATATACATACAACTAACGTTTGATCAGAAAAAATTACAGAACGTCATtatctttgtaaaaataaaataaaataaaataaatcgtAGAAATAGATAAAACTATAAATGTTAACTTGCAAAACTAACAAGTGTTAGTTTACTTaacatttaccaaaaaaaaaaacaagtgttAGTTTTGATAAAGTCTAAGTAGATGTAACAGAATTTTATTGATGTAGGTGGAGAACATTGTGGTGATAGGACACAGCGCTTGTGGTGGGATCAAGGGACTCATGTCTTTTCCTTTGGATGGAAACAACTCCACGTATAATCTctttatatcttatatattttatttaatatcatattaTGTTAATTGCAGtgaggttgacaaaaaaaaatgttaatcgCAGTGATTTCATAGAGGACTGGGTCAAAATCTGTTTACCAGCCAAGTCAAAAGTCATATCAGAACTTGGGGAGTCAGCCTTTGAGGACCAGTGTGGCCGATGTGAAAGggtatgtgtgtatatatgttCATACCTATCTTTGTCCTCCCATACACATGTACGAAATTATACTAATATACTGTTTACACTAACGCAGGAGGCAGTGAATGTTTCACTAGCAAACTTGTTGACTTATCCATTCGTGAGAGAAGGACTTGTGAAAGGAACACTTGCTTTGAAGGGAGGCTACTATGATTTTATAAAGGGTGCTTTTGAGCTTTGGGGACTTGAGTTTGGCCTCTCCGAAACTAGCTCAGTATGAACCAatccaccatcatcatcatgagcatccatcatcatcatatatCTCATTTACATATGTAATTTGTAATGTGCTGAGTTGTTTTCCAATCTTCATGGTATTCAactttcatataaataaaaaagaaaactcagaTGATATATAGATCTTTTTTTTAGGAGGGGGGGGGAGGGGCgttaattatgaataattgtgttTATATTATGTGCATCAAATCGGTTGTATCTACGGTTTTGATTTCATTTTCTATGTTGTTTGATAGGTTAAAGATGTGGCCACCATACTACATTGGAAGCTGTAGGAAATCTTTCAAGCTTTTATCCCGTTCACATTTTTAATTCAGCCACACGAACTTGTTGTTTCCATGTAGCTCATCAGAAAACCATTTGCATTCTATTTAATAATCAAACATGAAGAATGCATACAGATGGTCTTTTGAAAGCTAAATCTTGGAGGGACaagaattaaaaaagaaaaaaaaatgaaagatataATTGAAGAGATTTCTAGAATaacattgttctttttttttcttaataacattgttcttttttttcttaataaaaagagaagaagagagagagttttggagagaaaagagagagaagagagagaagatcgCTTGTGGAGGTAGCTCCGGCGTCCGGCTGCGCGTCTGAGCGCGTGCCGGCGCCGGTGGCTCTTTTCTTTGTCTGTTAAGCTTAGATTTCTTTCAGTTAGCTTCGATCTGTGGCTGAGTTCCGATATACTAGTGATTCTGGGGTAGGGTTTTGCCCTGATAAGAGCTCTGCTTGTGGAGAGTCTCGGACGGCGGCGGCAACGCTGCTTCCTCTGGATTCACGGTGAGGATGGAGGCCGGTGATTCGAGGAGTCAATCGTTCCTTTGAGTTCATGTTTTGTTACGGGATGGGGAGGCTTGGTTAGCTCCGCCGTCGCCGTTCAAGCTTCCGGGGTTAGAGGCTTTCTCAGTTCTATGCCGCCGG is part of the Raphanus sativus cultivar WK10039 chromosome 5, ASM80110v3, whole genome shotgun sequence genome and harbors:
- the LOC108862551 gene encoding beta carbonic anhydrase 1, chloroplastic isoform X2; the protein is MSTAPLSGFFLTSLSPSQPSLQKLSLRSSPAVACLPSSSSSSSSSSSPSRSVPTLIRNEPVFAAPAPIITPYWSEEMGSEAYEEAIEALKKLIIEKEELKTVAAAKVEQVTAALQTGTSSDKKAFDPVENIKQGFITFKKEKYETNPALYGELAKGQSPKYMVFACSDSRVCPSHVLNFQPGEAFVVRNIANMVPPFDKIKYGGVGAAIEYAVLHLKVENIVVIGHSACGGIKGLMSFPLDGNNSTDFIEDWVKICLPAKSKVISELGESAFEDQCGRCEREAVNVSLANLLTYPFVREGLVKGTLALKGGYYDFIKGAFELWGLEFGLSETSSVKDVATILHWKL
- the LOC108862551 gene encoding beta carbonic anhydrase 1, chloroplastic isoform X1, with product MSTAPLSGFFLTSLSPSQPSLQKLSLRSSPAVACLPSSSSSSSSSSSPSRSVPTLIRNEPVFAAPAPIITPYWSEEMGSEAYEEAIEALKKLIIEKEELKTVAAAKVEQVTAALQTGTSSDKKAFDPVENIKQGFITFKKEKYETNPALYGELAKGQSPKYMVFACSDSRVCPSHVLNFQPGEAFVVRNIANMVPPFDKIKYGGVGAAIEYAVLHLKVENIVVIGHSACGGIKGLMSFPLDGNNSTDFIEDWVKICLPAKSKVISELGESAFEDQCGRCEREAVNVSLANLLTYPFVREGLVKGTLALKGGYYDFIKGAFELWGLEFGLSETSSGLIRFCVLLYKMAFATLRRRLHHGDVDGRKYERYDATDSETLSEPLLGSG